CGTCAGCGGCGTGCGCTCGCGGGTAACCTTGTAGTGCCCCACCCACGCCGATGCGAACTGCGCAGGCGCGTCCGGGTGGCACTTCCGGCATGCGTAGATGAGATTGTCCGGGTGCACGCTGGACTTCGGGTCGGTGTGCGACCGAATCTCGTGAATGCCATGGCAGTCCGTGCAAACCGCCTCGTAGCAGTAGATGCTGGCGCTGGGCCACTTCGTCTTGTACAGTTGCACTGTCGTGCCGTGGAATTCCTGCGTGTACGTAGTATACACGTCATGCGACAGGCCGTACTTGGCCATGAGCGCGGGGTCGGAATGGCACGAAGCGCACAGGTCAGGCTCGCCGATGCGGAATTGCGGCGTGTTCGGGTCGGGAATCTTGTGCGCGCCGTGGCAGTAGGTGCAGCCAGGCACATCCGGGTTGCCGGTGATGAGCGCCTCGCCGTGCACGCCCTGCTTGTACTCCCCGTAGATCGCCGTGTGGCAGTGCGCGCACGTCTCCGATGCGGCCAGCGTGCTCTTGCGCAGCCCTTTCACATCGTGCACGCCGTGGCAGTCCGTGCAGACCGGCGTCTGGACATTGGGATCTTTCTCGCGCAGTCGGGCGTGAATGCCATCGCGGTAGTCCCGGTACACATCCGTGGACAGTCCATAGCGCGCCACCACGTTCGGGTCGGTATGGCATGTGGCGCACAACTCGGGGCTGGCGGCGCGGAACTCGCCCGTGCGAGGGTCGGGCATCTCGTGCGCGCCGTGGCAATCCTCGCACACCGGCACGTAGGGGTTGTCCTTCTCCGTGGCGATGACGCTCCCGTGGGCGCTTTTCGCGTAGGTGTCCAGGATGGAGGTGTGGCACCCATCCTGGCCGCACGTCTGCGAGAGTCTGTAACGGGGCTCGTCCGGTGGCGTGATATCGTGCCCGCCGTGGCATTCCACACACGTGGGCACGTCGCGGTTGCCCTGGGCCAACAGGCGGTAGTGAATGCTGTCGTGCTGCGCCTCGGTGATTTCGGCGTGGCAGGTTGCGCAGGCCTCCGCGCGGCTAACGGTGAAAGCGCGGCAGTCCTCCGCCTCCAGTTTCGGATGCGGATAGCCGGTGATGTTGGTGTGGCAGCCTGTGCAGGTGATGCCCGCTTTCCCATGCACAGACTGGCTCAGCGTGGTTGCATCTACCGTGAGCGAGACGGTCTCGCCGCAGCCCGGGAAGGTGTAACTCAACCCAGGCTTGGCGTGGCAGGCCAGGCACCCCTCATCGGTCATCGGGCCTGTGGGCGTTGGCCCCGGGGTCGGTGCAGCCGCCTCCGGGTGGCACGCCGCGCAGGTGGACTCGGCGCGGTTGGCGTGATCCGCCGGAAGTTTGCTGGTGGGATGACACGTCAGGCACGCCTCGCGCCCGGCGATGGGATGCGGCGTCTGCGGCGCTTGCGGCGGCATCGGCGGCTGCGCGCTCGCCTCCGGGTGGCACGCCGTGCAGGTGGACTCGGCGCGGTTGGCGTGGTCCGCCGGAAGTTTGCTGGTGGGATGACACGTCAGGCACGCCTCGCGCCCGGCGATGGGGTGGGGCGTGGGCTTGCCCTGTGCGAAAACGTGCACGCCGAGAAGCGTGGCGCCCAGCAGTGCCGCCAGCAGGACTGCTGTCAGGATTCGGGTCTGTGGCCTCATTGCAAGTCCTCCGCGAGAGGGGTCTTGTATGCCCGTGCGCTTCACTTTGTGAATGCCGCGACACTCTGGTGAAGTATATCACAACGCTTGAATCTTGTCAATTTCCATTTGCAGACTCTATCGCCACAGAGACAAAAAGAGGGCGCTGGGTGCGCCCTCTTTGCGTAACGCTCGCCGATTTCGGCTGCCGTCATCGGATGGTTACTGCAGCCAGGTTCGCATGAATCGCACGATGGCGTTGATTTCCTCGGCGCTCAGGGTCGAGCCGAAGCCGGGCATGCCTTCTTTGCCTGCGCGGATGATCTCGGCGAGTTGCTCATCGGAGCGACTGCGCAGAAGCCCGGGTGTGTTGATGGCCTCCTTGGCGACCGGCCCACCCTGCCCCTTGTCGCCGTGGCACGCCGCGCACAACCGGGCATACAGGGCTGCGCCATCCGGCGTAGCAGGTTGCGCGGGCGCGGCGGTCGGTGTCCGCGTGTGCGCCGGCCCCGAAAAGCCTGTCGCCGTCGGCACAGGCGCGGGAGCCTTGCCGCTGACCGATAGCATGTACAGCGCCAGGCTCTCCAACTCCACCTCGGTCAGTTTGCCATAGGGCGGCATGGTGGCGTTCGCGTTCAGGCTCTTCGGATCCTTCACGTATTGTTTTAGGTAGGCCGCGTCGCGGGTCTGGCCGATACGCGTCAGGTCTGGCCCCAGGGTCCCGCCCCTGCCCTGGATGGCATGGCACACGCTGCACCCCTGGTCCTCGTACACCACCTTGCCGGCTTCTGCCGACGGCCCTCCCGCCAGTGCCCCGCCGGTGAGGCCAGACAGGTAATCGGCGATGGCCTGCACATCCTCGGGCGCCAGCGAGTGGACCGGCATCTGCGAGTTCGGCAGGACGACCGTCGGGTCCTGGAGATACTGCACCAGCCATGCCCGGTCCCGACGTGCGCCCACCCCACTGAGGTCCGGCCCCGTTACGCCGCCCATGCCGTCAATGGCATGGCAGGCCGGGCATCCCTGCGCCTGATACCGGGCCTGGCCGCTGGAAATCGGCGTTGGCGACGGCGCGCCCGCCTTTGGCGGCGTGGTCAGCGCGAGCAGGTACGACGTAAGTGCGATGAGGTCGCGGTTGTCCAGCGAGTAGGCGGGCATGAGCGACGAGCCCGGCGATGGCCGCAAGTGCCGAATCAACGACTCGGGATCCAGGCGCGTGCCGACGCCGGCCAAGTCAGGCCCGCGTGTGCCCCCGACGCCATCAATGGCGTGGCAGACCGCGCAGGCGCTCTCCTTGTAGATACGGCGACCCTCTTCCTGTATCGGCGTGAGACGGGTGATCTCCAGGCGCGTAACCTGCGACGGCTCGGGTGAGGGAGCCAGCGCACCCTGGACCGTCAGCGCCACGATTCCCACAAATGCCAGCGCCGCCACCGCCGTGATCACCGGCCTGTCCAGGGGATGGCGGTACCGATTGCGGTCAAGGAACGGCAGCAGAAACAGCAGCAACACCCCACCCAGCGGGAACACCAGCGTGCCGATGATCTCCCACTGGGGCTTCAGCAGGCGCAGGAATTGGAACAGGAACAAGAAGTACCATTCCGGGCGCGGCACGAAGTCCGTGGCCGTCGGGTCGGCCTTCGGTTCCGGCTTCACCCCCACGAAGATGGCCAGCGCCGCCAGAACCGCAAACACCACCAGGAAGGCCAGGCTATCCTTGAAAATCACATGCGGGTAGAAGGTGTGCCCGCCCTTCTTGCGCTCGCCGTAGAATGCCTGATACCCCTCGGGGTCCGCAGGCACGGGCACCTTGCGCTCCGGGGGGTTGGAGATGCCCTGGCGCACCACCAGGTACAGGTGGGGTGCGAACAGGAGCACGCCCGCCAGCGGCAAGAACATCACGTGCAGCG
This region of Chloroflexota bacterium genomic DNA includes:
- a CDS encoding c-type cytochrome, yielding MRRLVDWIDERTGIRNLLRGFLYRPVPRGVGWWYIFGSATMLTALIQGITGIFLTLYYVPSVDQAYESVEYISNEVLFGSFIRGLHHWSASALIVLVVLHLLRVLFFGAYKYPREANWLIGVGLLLVALALALTGYLLPWNQVSYWGTTVVTEIMGTIPVVGPALLRLARGGTEVGAVTLTRFFSLHVMFLPLAGVLLFAPHLYLVVRQGISNPPERKVPVPADPEGYQAFYGERKKGGHTFYPHVIFKDSLAFLVVFAVLAALAIFVGVKPEPKADPTATDFVPRPEWYFLFLFQFLRLLKPQWEIIGTLVFPLGGVLLLFLLPFLDRNRYRHPLDRPVITAVAALAFVGIVALTVQGALAPSPEPSQVTRLEITRLTPIQEEGRRIYKESACAVCHAIDGVGGTRGPDLAGVGTRLDPESLIRHLRPSPGSSLMPAYSLDNRDLIALTSYLLALTTPPKAGAPSPTPISSGQARYQAQGCPACHAIDGMGGVTGPDLSGVGARRDRAWLVQYLQDPTVVLPNSQMPVHSLAPEDVQAIADYLSGLTGGALAGGPSAEAGKVVYEDQGCSVCHAIQGRGGTLGPDLTRIGQTRDAAYLKQYVKDPKSLNANATMPPYGKLTEVELESLALYMLSVSGKAPAPVPTATGFSGPAHTRTPTAAPAQPATPDGAALYARLCAACHGDKGQGGPVAKEAINTPGLLRSRSDEQLAEIIRAGKEGMPGFGSTLSAEEINAIVRFMRTWLQ